Proteins encoded within one genomic window of Tamandua tetradactyla isolate mTamTet1 chromosome 11, mTamTet1.pri, whole genome shotgun sequence:
- the S1PR4 gene encoding sphingosine 1-phosphate receptor 4, translated as MNATESPAAAALESCQQLAASGHSRLIVLHYNHSGRLAWRGAPEDGGLGALRGLFVAASCLVVLENLLVLVAIVTRMRSRRWVYYCLVNITLSDLLTGSAYLANVLLSGGRTFRLAPSQWFLREGLLFMALAASTFSLLFTAGERFATMVRPMAESRAAKTGRVYGFIGLCWLLAALLGLLPLLGWNCVCSFQSCSSLLPLYSKGYVLFCVVVFAAILAAILALYGAIFRVVQATGRKVPRSPAGRKTRRLLKTVLIILGAFVVCWGPLFGLLLADIFGSNVWAQEYLRGMDWILTLAVLNSAVNPVIYAFRSREVCRAVLGFVCCCCLRLGLRGPGDCLVRAAEAQSGASTTDSSLRPRDSFRGSRSLSFRMREPLSSISSVRSG; from the coding sequence ATGAACGCCACGGAGTCCCCGGCGGCCGCGGCCCTGGAGTCGTGCCAGCAGCTGGCGGCCAGCGGGCACAGCCGGCTCATCGTGCTGCACTACAACCACTCGGGCCGCCTGGCCTGGCGCGGGGCGCCCGAGGATGGCGGCCTGGGGGCCCTCCGGGGCCTCTTCGTGGCCGCCAGCTGCCTGGTGGTGCTGGAGAACCTCCTGGTCCTGGTGGCCATCGTGACGCGCATGCGGTCACGCCGCTGGGTCTACTACTGCCTTGTCAACATCACGCTCAGCGACCTGCTCACGGGCTCGGCCTACCTGGCCAACGTCCTGCTGTCAGGGGGCCGCACCTTCCGCCTGGCGCCCTCCCAGTGGTTCCTGCGCGAGGGCCTGCTCTTCATGGCGCTGGCGGCCTCCACCTTCAGCCTGCTCTTCACGGCCGGCGAGCGCTTCGCCACCATGGTGCGGCCCATGGCCGAGAGCAGGGCCGCCAAGACGGGCCGCGTGTACGGCTTCATCGGCCTGTGCTGGCTGCTCGCCGCGCTGCTCGGGCTGCTGCCCCTGCTCGGCTGGAACTGCGTGTGCAGCTTCCAGAGCTGCTCCAGCCTCCTGCCGCTTTACTCCAAGGGGTATGTCCTCTTCTGCGTGGTGGTCTTCGCCGCCATCTTGGCCGCCATCTTGGCGCTGTACGGCGCCATCTTCCGGGTGGTGCAGGCCACGGGGAGGAAGGTCCCGCGGTCCCCCGCCGGCCGCAAGACCCGCCGGCTGCTCAAGACGGTGCTCATCATCCTGGGGGCCTTCGTGGTGTGCTGGGGGCCCCTGTTCGGCCTGCTGCTGGCCGACATCTTCGGCTCCAACGTCTGGGCCCAGGAGTACCTCCGCGGCATGGACTGGATCCTGACGCTCGCCGTACTCAACTCAGCCGTCAACCCCGTCATCTACGCCTTCCGCAGCCGGGAGGTGTGCCGGGCCGTGCTCGGCTTCGTGTGCTGCTGCTGCCTCCGGCTTGGCCTGCGAGGCCCCGGGGACTGCCTGGTCCGGGCCGCCGAGGCCCAGTCGGGCGCCTCCACCACCGACAGCTCGCTGAGGCCGAGGGACAGCTTCCGCGGCTCCCGCTCGCTCAGCTTCCGGATGCGGGAGCCCCTGTCCAGCATCTCCAGCGTGAGGAGCGGCTGA